TCATCATACGTAAACGAGTTTGGATATTTTGGTCTGCTGGGTTTGGAGTAGGTATTTTTGTTTGAGGCCAATAATCTCTTTCAACTTTTTCTATATCAATATTATGAAATGTTTTTTCTAGAGCCTCATTTGCATCTTTTACATTTACTTTAATGGTTTCTAAGTCAAATTTGTCAGCTAATTTCTGAGCATATTCAACATCTTTTGTTATAGTACCTCCAGCAGGAAGCATAACTCCAAGACTATTTTCACCAAAAGCTTCTTTAGCTAAAGCACCGACTACTGAAGAATCAATACCTCCGCTTAATCCTACAAGAGCACCATCAGCATTTCTTTTTTCAACTTCTTTTTTCATCCATTCCTGTATTTCTTTACTAAGATTTTCTTTTACCATAATTATGAATACCTCCTTGATTGGTAATCATGATTATCAACTTCGTTAAACATTATAGGGAAGATGAGAAGCTATGTCAAGCTATATAGAATATTTTTTTAATTATATAGTCAATTAACTCTTTATTTCTTTGGAATATACATATATTTGGTTATTTGCGATAAAATATACATTATTTATGCAGCAATTTATAACTTTAATGTATAAAAAATATGTAATCATTTTACTGAAATATATTAATATTAAAACTTATAATGATATATTGAAGTAAAAAAATGAAGATTATTTTCAAATAAAATTTTATTAAATGCAGGATATAATATGTATATCAAGAATATTTGATATGGATAACTATTTATTTTATTAATAAATTTTTAAATAAAGAATGGGGGATTAAAATGTATAAAATTCTAGAAAAAGATGTATTGGCTCCTGCTATTAAAAGATTAAAAGTAAAAGCACCTTTAATAGCAGAAAAAACTAGACCAGGTAATTTCATAATTTTACGCGTTGATGACAAAGGAGAAAGAATACCTTTGACAATTGCTGATCATGACAAAAATACAGGCATAATAACTCTCATTTTTCAGGAAGTTGGCTATACAACAAAATTATTAGGTTCTCTTGAAGAAGGTGAAAGTATTGAAGATATTGTTGGTCCCCTGGGACAACATATAGATGTTGAAGGTTATGATAAAGTAGTATTATTAGGGGGAGGTTCAGGAACTGCTCTTTTATATCCAAAAGTGAAAGCTTTTTATGAAGCAGGTTCTGAGGTTATTGCTATTACTGGAGCTAGAACTAAGAATCTTATTTTTCTTGAAGATGAATTAGAAGAGGCCAGTGATCGATTATATGTAGCTACAGATGATGGTAGCTATGGTCACCATGGTTTTGTCACAGATATTTTAAAAGATATTTTAGAAGAAGAGAATGTAGATCTTGTTATGGCAATAGGCCCGGTACCAATGATGAAGGCAGTTACTGATATGACTAAAAAAGATAATATAAAAACAATAGTAAGTCTCAATTCTCTGATGGTAGATGGTACAGGAATGTGTGGGGCCTGTAGAGTTACTGTAGGGGGAGAGACTAAATTTACCTGTGTAGATGGGCCTGCTTTTGACGGTCATGAAGTTGACTTCGATGAACTAATGAGTAGAATAAACTTTTATGAAGATGAAGAAGAATTAGTGCAGGAAGAAGAGGTGAAATAATATGGCTTTGCAAAAAGAAAAAACACCAATGAAGAGTCAGGATCCCCAAAAAAGAATAAATAATTTTGATGAAGTACCTTTAGGATATACCGATGAAGAAGCTATGCAGGAAGCAGAAAGATGTTTACAATGCAAGCATCAGCCTTGTGTAGACGGCTGTCCTGTTAGTGTACCAATTCCTCAATTTATTAAAAAGGTAAAAGAAGGTGAATTTAGTCAAGCTAATGAAATTATTAAATCTAAAAATAATTTACCGGCTGTTTGTGGTAGAGTCTGCCCTCAGGAAGAGCAGTGTGAAGAAGTTTGTGTTATGGGAGAAAAATTTGAACCAGTAGCAATCGGTAAATTAGAAAGATTTGTTTCTGATAAAGCTCTTGAAAATGAAGATGAGAAGGATAACAAAATTGAAAAAAAGAGAGATGAAAAAGTAGCAGTAGTAGGGGCTGGCCCTGCAGGATTAACTGCAGCTGCAGATTTAGCTAAAGAAGGATTTTCAGTTACATTATTTGAATCCTTACATGCTACAGGTGGAGTTTTACGATATGGAATTCCTCAATTTAGATTACCTAAAGAAATAGTAGATCAGGAAGTGGAATTAATTAAAAATTTAGGTGTAGATATAAAATTGAATACAATTATCGGTAAAACTTTAACTATTGATGAACTTTTTGAAGATGGTTATAAAGCTGTTTTTATTGGTGCAGGAGCGGGTTTGCCACGTTTTCTTGGTTTAGAAGGAGAAAATTTAAATGGAGTTTATTCTGCAAATGAATATTTAACAAGAGTTAATTTAATGAAAGCATATAAGTATCCTGAATATAAAACTCCTATTAAAGTTGGTCATAAAGTTGCTGTAATTGGTGGAGGGAATGTAGCAATGGACTCTGCCCGTACAGCTAAAAGATTGGGAGCAGATGAAGTTACAGTAGTATATAGACGTTCTGAACCACAAATGCCAGCAAGGGATGAAGAAATTGAACATGCAAAAGAAGAAGGAATAGAGTTTAAATTATTAAATAATCCAGTTGCTTTTTATGGAGAAGATGGAAAGTTAACAAAAATGGAAGTTAAAAAAATGAAATTAGGTGAAAAGGATGATTCAGGCCGTAGACGTCCTATTCCTATTGAAGATTCAAACTGGATTATGGATGTAGATATTGTTATAATTGCTATAGGTCAAAGTCCTAATCCAGTTCTTACAAATAATACTCGAGGAATTGAAACAAAGTCCTGGGGTGGAATTAAAGTGGATGATAATTTAGAAACTACTCGAAAAGGAGTATTTGCTGGTGGTGATGTTGTTACAGGAGCTGCCACAGTAATTAAAGCTATGGGAGCTGGAAAAGAGGGTGCTAAAAATATTACTAAATACATTGATTCATTATAATTTTCAGGAGGGATATTTTTATGTCAGCTAAAATAATTGATGGAAGCAAATTAGCAGGAGAAATCAAAGAAAATCTAAAGGGAGAAATTGATGAATTAAAAAAAGAAGGAAGAGTTCCAGGCCAGGCTACCATACTTATTGGTGATGATCCTGCAGCTAAATCGTATGTAAATATGAAAAAAAAGGTTGCAAAAAATTTAGGAATAAAATCTCAGGTTCATCAACTGGACTCAAATATTGAAGAAAAGGAATTACTAAATTTAATTTATGATCTAAATAATGATCCAGAAATTGATGGTATATTGATACAATTACCACTACCAGAACATATTAATGAAACCAGGGTAATAGAAAATATGGATCCAACTAAAGATGTTGATGGATTTCACCCTCTTAATACAGGAAGGTTATTTAGTAATTTAGATGAAAATCTACATTTTGTTCCCTGTACTCCAGCAGGTGTTATGGAGCTTATAAAAAGTACAGGAGTAAAGATAAAAGGTAAAAAAGCTGTAATGGTAGGTCATAGCAATATTGTTGGTAAACCTGCAGCTCATCTATTGTTGGATGAATTTGCCACAGTTACAGTTTGTCATATCCAT
This window of the Halanaerobiales bacterium genome carries:
- the gltA gene encoding NADPH-dependent glutamate synthase, yielding MALQKEKTPMKSQDPQKRINNFDEVPLGYTDEEAMQEAERCLQCKHQPCVDGCPVSVPIPQFIKKVKEGEFSQANEIIKSKNNLPAVCGRVCPQEEQCEEVCVMGEKFEPVAIGKLERFVSDKALENEDEKDNKIEKKRDEKVAVVGAGPAGLTAAADLAKEGFSVTLFESLHATGGVLRYGIPQFRLPKEIVDQEVELIKNLGVDIKLNTIIGKTLTIDELFEDGYKAVFIGAGAGLPRFLGLEGENLNGVYSANEYLTRVNLMKAYKYPEYKTPIKVGHKVAVIGGGNVAMDSARTAKRLGADEVTVVYRRSEPQMPARDEEIEHAKEEGIEFKLLNNPVAFYGEDGKLTKMEVKKMKLGEKDDSGRRRPIPIEDSNWIMDVDIVIIAIGQSPNPVLTNNTRGIETKSWGGIKVDDNLETTRKGVFAGGDVVTGAATVIKAMGAGKEGAKNITKYIDSL
- a CDS encoding sulfide/dihydroorotate dehydrogenase-like FAD/NAD-binding protein, translating into MYKILEKDVLAPAIKRLKVKAPLIAEKTRPGNFIILRVDDKGERIPLTIADHDKNTGIITLIFQEVGYTTKLLGSLEEGESIEDIVGPLGQHIDVEGYDKVVLLGGGSGTALLYPKVKAFYEAGSEVIAITGARTKNLIFLEDELEEASDRLYVATDDGSYGHHGFVTDILKDILEEENVDLVMAIGPVPMMKAVTDMTKKDNIKTIVSLNSLMVDGTGMCGACRVTVGGETKFTCVDGPAFDGHEVDFDELMSRINFYEDEEELVQEEEVK
- a CDS encoding tetrahydrofolate dehydrogenase/cyclohydrolase catalytic domain-containing protein, which encodes MSAKIIDGSKLAGEIKENLKGEIDELKKEGRVPGQATILIGDDPAAKSYVNMKKKVAKNLGIKSQVHQLDSNIEEKELLNLIYDLNNDPEIDGILIQLPLPEHINETRVIENMDPTKDVDGFHPLNTGRLFSNLDENLHFVPCTPAGVMELIKSTGVKIKGKKAVMVGHSNIVGKPAAHLLLDEFATVTVCHIHTKDLAKETKQADILISAAGKANLITEDMVKEDAIVIDVGINKVDGKITGDVDFEAVKEKASYITPVPGGSGPMTIAMLMKNTVKARKYHGV
- the nadE gene encoding NAD(+) synthase, yielding MVKENLSKEIQEWMKKEVEKRNADGALVGLSGGIDSSVVGALAKEAFGENSLGVMLPAGGTITKDVEYAQKLADKFDLETIKVNVKDANEALEKTFHNIDIEKVERDYWPQTKIPTPNPADQNIQTRLRMMTLYYIAEKLNYVVMGTSNKSEIKVGYYTLYGDGATDMRPIGDLTKSEVWELAEQIGVPEEIINRPPTGGCRGDEGDRDEKEFGIAYEKLDEIYEAIENNEDLSKFDEENVKRTKELVEAAEDKEKIPTFRR